A window of the Butyricimonas faecalis genome harbors these coding sequences:
- a CDS encoding NADPH-dependent 7-cyano-7-deazaguanine reductase QueF — MSIEAKVLGQQVAYPTNYCPSILVPVPRYLNREIYDIHAPEELFQGYDTWHAYEAGFLTRNGLPVCGVLKLVYPASSPCIVESKSLKLYLNSLNMTRLGEDIPSGIETYLQTIKSDLEQILQTRVETTFFQRAPEKLYFDFQNYTLLEATPGIERETFTEYTETPTLLLENQTIGSGEIKVCSHLLRSNCKITKQPDWGSIYIHMQADHLPDQFSLLKYIVSLRNENHFHEEICEMTYKRLNDLFHPEILAVSCIYTRRGGIDICPSRANKAEYLPKYLHTSETLTQKLVRQ; from the coding sequence ATGAGTATTGAAGCCAAAGTCCTCGGACAACAAGTTGCCTATCCTACCAATTATTGCCCATCGATTCTCGTCCCGGTTCCGCGTTACTTGAATCGGGAGATTTACGATATTCACGCTCCAGAAGAACTGTTCCAAGGATATGACACCTGGCACGCCTACGAGGCCGGCTTCCTAACCCGAAACGGCCTACCCGTGTGCGGAGTATTAAAACTGGTTTATCCGGCCAGCAGCCCGTGTATCGTGGAAAGTAAATCGCTGAAACTATACTTGAACTCCTTGAACATGACTCGCCTCGGGGAAGACATACCCTCAGGCATAGAAACGTATCTCCAAACCATAAAATCAGATCTTGAACAAATACTTCAAACCCGTGTAGAAACCACTTTTTTTCAGCGAGCCCCAGAAAAGCTGTATTTCGACTTTCAAAATTACACGCTATTAGAAGCCACGCCCGGCATCGAACGAGAAACCTTCACCGAGTATACTGAAACCCCTACATTACTACTCGAAAACCAGACAATCGGAAGCGGGGAAATCAAAGTATGCAGTCATTTGTTACGAAGCAATTGTAAGATTACAAAACAACCGGACTGGGGAAGTATCTACATTCACATGCAAGCCGACCACCTACCAGATCAGTTTTCTCTACTGAAATACATCGTTTCCCTGCGAAACGAAAACCACTTTCACGAAGAGATATGCGAAATGACCTACAAACGCTTGAATGATCTCTTCCACCCGGAAATCCTAGCTGTATCCTGTATCTACACCCGTCGTGGGGGTATCGACATCTGTCCTTCCCGAGCAAACAAAGCAGAGTACCTTCCCAAATACCTACATACCTCGGAAACATTAACCCAAAAATTAGTAAGACAATAG
- a CDS encoding AAA family ATPase, producing the protein MLPVKLTLEGIYSYRERQTIDFTRLTEARLFGIFGPVGSGKSTILEAMIYAIYGTIDRLNNDVKYNVMNLQSDRLFVDFEFRAGEDGRLYRATVECRRNKKRFAEVSSPKYLYHVWEGNGWLPCTREEVVGAIGLTAQNFKRVVIIPQGKFQEFLMLRDKERTDMMMELFGELRRYDLGGRVAYLEGETTRRVIDLRGQLTGLGEVNREQLAERKQRYAALQEEIAGVKKEIHEGQEQVERQKKVKQLTDERVARQEEERKLLERREAMAGLQARVDEYERCLQQFQQPLSRHDETGRRLAESMRVLSGYREQLTAKQAELTRFSGQFSPLKQAYEGRDVLKERAGQLERLLHLRTISKEQDELKERHRKGEEIVVVTRREIEVLQEQLREQKERLEQLNQSIPDMKMLSDIREWYNIQQHIREELTRWQEELAGVDKEIAREEEEVRMVQEQYPAFGALRAMTREALQEACRERQEQLAATVKKMREEWLHLNTRQRLVDFARELSEGEPCPLCGALSHPAPLHATEVEGELKEKADRVAGLEEEGKVLERMMSRLAVIGERLRSAGERKEQITRQQAVGRERLREHLTRFTWEGFTPDNMQHLTDEMNRVAFLNKEKGERETVRGNMEKSIEQKRVNLEKYVARLDEISREIVLRDSQAGLLREQQAGFDEKEYEGVPDMEIGKELDGCRQRFEQVGRDYQRDAARLQVIEADFRRWEGSVEEKSKEVIRLQQELEEEVQELGRLLKDSTYPDLAAVREVLAGKLDLPGVRGEINRYREQVHAVQVRKAELEVLLAGVSYNEEEHVALCQRVEAALVREREMLAEQGALGNQIKDMEIRVAVREKIGRELEGLELRLMNLQMLKGLFRGNDFVKFVSSIYLQNLCNAANERFYRMTRQRLKLELSEENDFVVRDFMNEGRVRSARTLSGGQVFQASLSLALALTDNIRHLTGSSQNFFFLDEGFGSLDRESLSVVFETLKSLRAENRVVGLISHVEEMQQEVPACLFVENTVERGSVVIIEN; encoded by the coding sequence ATGTTGCCCGTTAAATTAACCCTTGAAGGTATTTACTCCTACCGGGAGCGCCAGACGATAGATTTTACCCGATTGACGGAGGCCCGGTTGTTCGGGATATTCGGTCCGGTGGGGAGCGGTAAATCGACGATATTAGAGGCGATGATTTATGCCATTTACGGTACGATTGACCGTTTGAATAATGACGTGAAATATAACGTGATGAACCTGCAATCCGACCGACTGTTCGTGGACTTCGAGTTCCGGGCGGGAGAGGACGGGCGACTGTACCGGGCGACGGTGGAGTGCAGGCGGAACAAGAAGAGGTTCGCTGAGGTGAGTTCGCCGAAGTACCTTTACCACGTGTGGGAGGGCAATGGGTGGTTGCCCTGTACGCGGGAAGAAGTGGTCGGGGCAATCGGGCTGACGGCACAGAATTTCAAGCGGGTGGTGATTATCCCGCAGGGGAAGTTTCAGGAGTTCCTGATGTTGCGAGACAAGGAGCGTACCGATATGATGATGGAGCTTTTCGGGGAACTCCGGCGCTACGATCTGGGTGGGCGGGTGGCTTACCTGGAGGGGGAGACGACCCGGCGGGTGATTGATTTGCGGGGACAGCTCACGGGATTGGGCGAGGTGAACAGAGAGCAGTTGGCCGAGCGGAAACAGCGTTATGCGGCCTTGCAGGAAGAGATTGCCGGGGTGAAAAAAGAGATTCACGAGGGACAGGAGCAAGTGGAGAGACAGAAGAAAGTGAAACAACTCACCGACGAGCGGGTGGCACGACAGGAGGAGGAACGAAAGCTGTTGGAACGACGGGAGGCGATGGCGGGTTTGCAGGCTCGCGTGGACGAGTACGAGCGATGTTTGCAACAGTTCCAGCAACCGTTGAGCCGTCACGACGAGACGGGGCGGCGGTTGGCAGAGTCTATGCGGGTGTTGTCCGGTTACCGGGAGCAACTGACCGCTAAACAGGCCGAGCTTACCCGTTTTTCCGGACAATTCTCTCCATTGAAACAGGCGTACGAGGGACGGGATGTGTTGAAAGAGCGTGCCGGACAATTGGAACGGTTGCTGCATTTACGTACGATAAGCAAGGAGCAGGATGAATTGAAGGAGCGACACCGCAAGGGTGAAGAAATCGTGGTGGTGACGAGGCGGGAGATCGAGGTGTTGCAGGAGCAGTTACGAGAACAGAAAGAGAGGTTAGAGCAGTTAAACCAGTCGATTCCCGATATGAAGATGTTATCGGACATTCGGGAATGGTATAATATACAACAGCATATCCGTGAAGAGTTGACCCGTTGGCAGGAGGAGTTGGCCGGGGTGGATAAAGAAATCGCCCGGGAGGAAGAGGAGGTGCGGATGGTGCAGGAGCAGTATCCTGCGTTCGGGGCGTTACGGGCCATGACACGCGAGGCGTTGCAGGAGGCTTGCCGGGAGAGACAGGAACAACTTGCCGCCACGGTGAAGAAGATGCGGGAGGAGTGGTTACATTTGAATACCCGCCAGCGATTGGTGGATTTTGCGAGGGAGTTGTCGGAGGGTGAACCTTGTCCCCTTTGCGGGGCCTTGTCGCATCCCGCACCTTTGCACGCCACGGAGGTTGAGGGTGAGTTGAAGGAGAAGGCTGACCGTGTTGCGGGCTTGGAGGAAGAAGGGAAGGTGTTGGAACGGATGATGTCCCGTCTGGCCGTAATCGGGGAACGGTTACGGTCGGCAGGGGAACGGAAAGAACAAATCACCCGACAGCAGGCTGTTGGGCGGGAACGGTTACGGGAGCATCTGACCCGTTTCACGTGGGAGGGGTTTACACCCGATAATATGCAGCACTTGACAGATGAGATGAACCGGGTGGCATTTTTGAACAAGGAGAAAGGGGAGCGGGAGACGGTACGCGGGAACATGGAGAAGAGTATCGAGCAGAAACGAGTGAATCTTGAAAAGTACGTCGCCCGTCTTGACGAGATCAGTCGGGAGATCGTGCTACGGGATTCACAGGCTGGGTTGTTGCGGGAGCAGCAGGCTGGGTTCGATGAAAAGGAGTACGAGGGGGTGCCCGATATGGAGATCGGCAAGGAGTTGGATGGATGCAGGCAGCGTTTCGAGCAGGTCGGGCGGGATTATCAACGGGATGCCGCACGGTTGCAGGTGATCGAGGCGGACTTCCGGAGGTGGGAAGGAAGCGTGGAGGAAAAAAGCAAGGAAGTGATCCGTTTGCAGCAGGAATTGGAAGAGGAAGTACAGGAGCTGGGGCGTTTGTTGAAAGATTCGACTTATCCCGATCTGGCAGCGGTTCGGGAGGTGCTGGCAGGTAAGCTGGATTTGCCCGGGGTGCGGGGAGAGATTAACCGTTACCGGGAGCAGGTTCACGCCGTGCAGGTTCGGAAAGCGGAGTTGGAGGTGTTGCTTGCCGGGGTGTCTTATAACGAGGAAGAACACGTTGCGCTATGTCAACGGGTGGAGGCTGCATTGGTACGGGAACGGGAGATGCTGGCGGAACAAGGAGCTTTAGGGAACCAGATTAAGGATATGGAAATTCGTGTTGCGGTGCGGGAGAAGATCGGACGGGAGTTGGAAGGTTTGGAGTTGCGGTTGATGAATTTGCAGATGTTGAAGGGGTTGTTCCGGGGGAATGATTTCGTGAAGTTCGTTTCGTCGATTTACTTGCAGAATCTCTGTAATGCGGCGAACGAGCGTTTTTACCGGATGACCCGCCAGCGCTTGAAACTGGAGTTGAGCGAGGAAAATGATTTCGTAGTACGTGATTTCATGAACGAGGGACGGGTGAGGAGCGCCCGCACGCTTTCCGGGGGACAGGTGTTCCAAGCCTCATTGTCTTTGGCACTGGCATTGACGGATAATATTCGCCATCTAACAGGGAGTAGTCAGAACTTTTTCTTTTTGGATGAGGGGTTCGGTTCGCTGGACCGGGAGTCGTTGAGTGTCGTTTTTGAAACCTTGAAATCCTTGCGGGCCGAGAACCGGGTAGTCGGGCTGATCTCTCATGTTGAGGAAATGCAGCAGGAGGTTCCGGCGTGTTTGTTCGTGGAGAACACGGTGGAGAGGGGGAGCGTGGTGATAATTGAAAATTGA
- a CDS encoding metallophosphoesterase family protein — protein sequence MVKVGLLSDTHGWLDPKIVEFFKDCNEVWHCGDIGDVAITDALAQRFTLHAVYGNIDGGILRRIFPEKEVFHCENVKVVITHIGGYPGHYDRKIAETLRRERPQLFVCGHSHIAKVKYDQALGCLHINPGAAGKFGFHSVRTAARFEINGERIENLELIELEK from the coding sequence ATGGTAAAGGTCGGTTTGTTATCAGATACTCACGGGTGGTTGGACCCGAAGATCGTGGAGTTTTTCAAGGATTGTAACGAGGTGTGGCATTGCGGAGACATCGGGGACGTGGCGATCACGGATGCGCTGGCGCAACGATTCACGTTACACGCCGTGTACGGGAATATTGACGGGGGTATATTACGCCGGATATTCCCGGAAAAAGAGGTATTTCACTGCGAGAACGTGAAAGTGGTCATCACTCATATCGGGGGGTACCCGGGGCATTATGACCGGAAGATTGCGGAGACGTTACGGCGGGAACGCCCGCAGCTTTTCGTGTGCGGTCACTCGCATATTGCGAAAGTGAAATACGATCAGGCGTTGGGATGCCTGCATATCAACCCGGGGGCAGCCGGGAAATTCGGGTTCCACTCGGTACGGACCGCAGCCCGTTTCGAGATTAACGGGGAACGGATTGAGAACCTTGAATTGATTGAGTTGGAAAAATAA
- a CDS encoding ABC transporter ATP-binding protein, which yields MRDFIQILKRFIPPYKARLGKNIFYNILSAVFGSISFVLLAPVLNILFDVTKDVTELMPFELDKEVLMNNFNYYITLLKEYFSAPTTLLIAGGFFVVAALFKTGFSYLAAYEIVYIRNGVVRDIRRKIYQKILSLPLPFFSEERKGDIIARTTGDVQEVENSIMNSLEMFFQNPIIILIYLSAMVFMSWQLTLFVLVLLPIMGTLIGKVGKTLKKRSKEGQDKMGEILSNIEETLSGLRVIKAFNAEHKMDTLFTTHNEQYRRIMNRLMWRRSLAHPMSEFLGTIVVVIVVWFGGTLILRHSPIMEASDFIAYIALFYSIINPAKQFSTALYSIQKGAAAMDRIDQILNAESSIQEPEHPKPLKEFNREIKYHDVSFAYRPDRIVLKDVNVTIAKGKTIALVGQSGSGKSTFVDLLPRFYDVIKGEITIDGINIKDVSLHSLRELMGNVNQDPILFNDTIFNNIAFGVESATREEVEQAARIANAHEFIMQTEKGYDTCIGDRGGKLSGGQRQRLSIARAVLKNPPIMILDEATSALDTESEKLVQEALDNLMKNRTSIVVAHRLSTIRNADIICVFHEGKIVERGRHEELLALNGIYTKLYNMQNF from the coding sequence ATGCGTGATTTCATACAAATACTGAAGAGGTTCATCCCTCCTTACAAGGCCCGGCTTGGGAAAAATATATTTTATAACATTCTTTCTGCCGTATTCGGTTCCATATCATTCGTGCTACTCGCACCTGTGTTGAATATTCTTTTTGATGTAACAAAAGACGTCACGGAGCTCATGCCTTTCGAACTAGACAAGGAGGTTTTAATGAACAACTTCAACTACTACATCACGCTTTTGAAAGAGTATTTCTCTGCCCCGACAACCTTGTTGATTGCCGGGGGATTCTTCGTGGTAGCCGCATTATTTAAAACCGGCTTTTCCTACCTCGCTGCCTACGAGATCGTGTATATCCGGAACGGTGTGGTTCGTGATATCCGCCGGAAAATATACCAGAAAATCCTGTCCTTACCCCTACCTTTCTTCTCCGAGGAACGCAAAGGAGATATTATTGCCCGAACCACGGGAGACGTACAGGAAGTGGAGAACTCGATCATGAACTCTCTAGAAATGTTTTTCCAGAACCCGATCATCATCCTGATCTACCTCTCTGCCATGGTTTTCATGAGCTGGCAACTAACCCTATTCGTATTGGTACTGTTACCAATCATGGGAACTCTTATCGGAAAAGTAGGAAAAACACTGAAAAAACGCTCCAAGGAGGGACAAGACAAAATGGGCGAAATCCTCTCGAACATCGAGGAAACCCTCTCTGGTTTGCGCGTGATCAAGGCATTCAACGCCGAGCACAAAATGGATACCCTCTTCACCACACACAATGAACAATACCGACGCATCATGAACCGCCTCATGTGGCGACGTTCTCTCGCTCACCCGATGAGCGAATTTCTCGGTACGATTGTCGTGGTGATAGTCGTGTGGTTCGGTGGAACCTTGATCCTAAGGCATAGCCCTATCATGGAAGCCTCGGACTTTATCGCCTACATCGCCCTATTCTACTCGATCATCAACCCGGCAAAACAATTCTCCACGGCGTTGTACAGCATCCAGAAAGGAGCCGCCGCCATGGATCGTATCGACCAGATATTAAATGCAGAATCGTCCATTCAGGAACCCGAACACCCGAAACCATTAAAAGAATTCAACCGGGAAATTAAATACCATGACGTCAGTTTCGCCTACCGCCCTGACCGGATAGTCTTGAAAGACGTGAATGTCACGATCGCAAAAGGTAAGACCATTGCCCTCGTCGGACAATCGGGTTCGGGAAAGAGTACCTTTGTCGACCTGCTTCCCCGTTTCTATGATGTCATCAAGGGAGAGATCACGATCGACGGTATTAATATCAAGGATGTATCGTTACACAGCTTGCGTGAATTAATGGGGAATGTCAATCAGGACCCGATCCTCTTCAACGACACCATATTCAACAACATCGCTTTCGGCGTGGAATCGGCTACTCGAGAAGAAGTGGAACAAGCAGCACGCATAGCCAACGCCCACGAGTTTATCATGCAAACCGAGAAAGGCTACGACACTTGCATCGGTGACCGCGGGGGAAAATTGAGCGGAGGCCAGCGCCAACGTCTAAGCATCGCCCGCGCCGTGTTGAAAAATCCACCGATTATGATCCTCGACGAGGCCACCTCCGCACTAGATACCGAATCCGAAAAGCTTGTGCAGGAAGCACTCGACAACTTGATGAAAAATCGCACGTCGATTGTCGTGGCTCACCGCTTATCGACCATCCGTAACGCCGACATAATCTGCGTCTTCCACGAGGGTAAAATAGTTGAACGAGGACGCCACGAGGAACTGTTGGCCCTGAATGGTATCTACACGAAATTATACAACATGCAAAACTTCTAA
- a CDS encoding EI24 domain-containing protein has protein sequence MSFARDFSRGIQAYGKAINLLFSCKLWYFMLFPVVIVIALFVVGNYAVGYLGDGLSGVIEAKVTGWIEGITWLEWMSGVAGFLARLLTRFLYYILFISFGGYVVMMVMSPVYSWLSERTEAIVSGREYPFNLKQLVWEIGRGIAISLRCMVLQLLVTIVLFFGSFIPLVGLVMPILTFGVGAYFYGFAFMDYAVERKRFRVKESVRYMRRNAGTVTAVGAVFALSLMIPWASIVVCSFVSLLSVVAGTVVVEKQLNEKNINK, from the coding sequence ATGAGTTTTGCACGAGATTTTTCAAGAGGCATACAGGCATATGGGAAGGCGATAAATTTGTTGTTTTCCTGTAAGTTGTGGTATTTTATGCTTTTCCCAGTGGTAATCGTTATTGCATTGTTCGTGGTTGGTAATTATGCTGTGGGGTATTTGGGTGATGGGCTTTCCGGGGTGATCGAGGCAAAAGTGACGGGGTGGATCGAGGGAATAACATGGCTGGAATGGATGTCGGGAGTGGCTGGGTTCTTGGCGAGGTTGCTGACACGTTTCCTATACTATATTTTGTTTATCTCCTTTGGAGGATACGTGGTAATGATGGTGATGTCTCCTGTTTACTCGTGGCTTTCGGAGCGAACAGAGGCTATCGTGTCGGGACGGGAGTACCCGTTTAATCTGAAACAATTGGTTTGGGAGATCGGACGGGGAATTGCGATTTCATTGCGTTGTATGGTACTGCAGTTACTCGTGACCATCGTGTTGTTTTTCGGTTCATTTATTCCTTTAGTGGGATTGGTTATGCCTATATTGACTTTTGGGGTAGGTGCTTATTTCTACGGGTTTGCTTTCATGGATTATGCCGTGGAGAGAAAGCGTTTCCGGGTAAAGGAGAGCGTGCGTTATATGCGACGCAATGCGGGAACGGTAACGGCGGTCGGGGCGGTGTTTGCCTTGTCGTTGATGATCCCGTGGGCGAGTATCGTGGTTTGCAGTTTCGTGTCCTTGCTTTCGGTTGTGGCGGGTACGGTAGTTGTGGAGAAACAGTTGAACGAGAAAAATATTAACAAGTAA
- the purB gene encoding adenylosuccinate lyase yields MQALTAISPIDGRYRDKVDSLANYFSESALIRYRVMVEVEYFIALCELPLPQLRGFDHALFDNLKEIYLDFTVEDAQKIKDIEKVTNHDVKAVEYFIKERFDALNLHEYKEFIHFGLTSQDINNTAVPCSFRDAIHDVYYPVIDELIAKLEELAEEWKDIPMLAKTHGQPASPTRLGKEIRVFVYRLTKQLELLKKVACSGKFGGATGNFNAHNVAYPEIDWTAFANKFLTEKLKIEREQYTTQISNYDNFAAVFDNLRRINNIVVDLDRDFWTYISMAYFKQKIKAGEVGSSAMPHKVNPIDFENSEGNLGIANAVLDHLSNKLPISRLQRDLTDSTVLRNIGVPLAHTIIAFKSTLKGLNKLIINKPAIEADLEDNWAVVAEAIQTILRREAYPNPYEALKALTRTNSKVTQASIAEFIDTLDVSVELKEQLKQISPSNYTGKL; encoded by the coding sequence ATGCAAGCATTAACAGCAATTTCGCCGATTGACGGCAGATACAGGGATAAAGTAGATAGCCTGGCAAACTACTTTTCCGAGAGTGCCCTGATTCGTTACAGGGTAATGGTTGAGGTTGAATACTTCATCGCTCTCTGTGAGTTACCGTTACCACAATTACGAGGATTTGACCATGCGCTGTTTGACAACTTGAAAGAAATATACCTGGACTTTACCGTCGAGGATGCCCAAAAGATTAAAGACATCGAAAAAGTAACCAACCACGACGTAAAAGCTGTGGAATACTTCATCAAGGAACGGTTCGATGCGCTGAACCTCCACGAGTACAAAGAATTCATACACTTCGGGTTAACTTCACAAGACATCAACAACACGGCAGTACCCTGTTCTTTCCGCGATGCCATTCACGACGTGTACTACCCCGTGATTGACGAACTGATTGCCAAACTCGAAGAGCTGGCCGAAGAGTGGAAAGATATCCCCATGCTGGCAAAAACACACGGACAACCGGCATCTCCAACCCGCTTGGGCAAAGAGATACGAGTGTTCGTCTATCGTCTAACCAAACAACTGGAACTACTGAAAAAAGTAGCTTGTTCCGGTAAATTCGGTGGTGCCACCGGGAACTTCAACGCCCACAACGTGGCTTACCCTGAGATTGACTGGACGGCATTTGCCAACAAGTTCCTCACCGAAAAACTAAAAATAGAACGGGAACAATACACCACCCAAATATCCAACTACGACAACTTTGCCGCCGTGTTCGACAACCTGCGCCGCATCAATAATATCGTGGTGGACTTGGACCGTGACTTCTGGACATATATCTCCATGGCCTATTTCAAACAAAAAATCAAGGCCGGAGAGGTTGGTTCGTCAGCCATGCCCCACAAGGTAAACCCGATCGATTTCGAGAACTCGGAAGGTAATTTGGGTATAGCAAACGCCGTACTTGACCACCTCAGTAACAAGTTACCGATCTCCCGACTGCAACGCGATCTCACGGATTCCACCGTACTACGTAATATTGGGGTTCCTTTGGCACACACGATTATCGCTTTCAAATCCACACTGAAAGGATTGAATAAACTGATCATCAACAAACCGGCCATCGAAGCAGACCTAGAAGACAACTGGGCCGTGGTAGCCGAGGCCATCCAGACCATACTCCGCCGCGAGGCTTACCCCAACCCGTACGAGGCATTAAAAGCACTTACCCGTACCAACAGCAAGGTAACCCAAGCCTCCATCGCTGAGTTTATCGATACCCTCGACGTATCTGTCGAGCTGAAAGAACAACTGAAACAAATCAGCCCGTCAAACTACACGGGGAAACTATAA
- a CDS encoding S41 family peptidase — protein MKRVLLSAVALLIACLSWENADAQRKPREVQEQAIKYQRLMQMIDAAYVDTVNLKKLTEDAIVKVLADLDPHSVYISKEEVEEANEPLDGGFFGIGIQFNVLNDTLLVVDVVAGGPSEKVGLLAGDRIIAVDGENIAGIGISNTDVRKRLKGEKGSIVKVKVKRGGEIIDFNITRDMIPIYSVDASYMIDKNIGYIKIARFAATTVEEFEKAVKELKAQGMKDLIIDLQGNGGGYMGAAIGLADHLLDGEKLIVYTDSPAFGRMGESSTPAGLFQDGRVVVLIDGNSASASEIVSGAVQDWDRGLIVGRRSFGKGLVQRQFPLTDGSMVRLTVSHYFTPSGRCIQKPYKGKDYQAEVFERYNSGEMFSADSIELTDSTKYYTKKDHRLVYGGGGIIPDVFVPIDTGINYSYFNRLLAKGVINEYVLNYVDKNRESLKKKYPKFETFQKDFQVTNDMVNEIVKSGEKQGVKKDEKLFTPIVPEIKLFVKSLIARDLWNMNELYRISNEENKILKAAVKALHDGTYGRIIK, from the coding sequence ATGAAAAGAGTATTACTATCGGCGGTAGCGTTGCTGATCGCCTGTTTAAGTTGGGAAAATGCTGACGCACAACGGAAACCCCGTGAGGTGCAGGAACAAGCGATTAAGTACCAGCGATTAATGCAAATGATTGATGCCGCTTACGTGGATACCGTGAACTTGAAGAAATTGACGGAAGATGCCATCGTGAAGGTACTGGCTGATCTGGACCCTCATTCCGTGTATATTTCCAAAGAAGAGGTTGAGGAGGCGAATGAACCGCTGGACGGGGGCTTTTTCGGGATCGGGATACAGTTTAACGTGCTTAACGATACGTTGCTGGTCGTGGATGTGGTTGCCGGGGGACCATCGGAGAAGGTGGGCTTGTTGGCCGGAGACCGGATTATTGCCGTTGACGGGGAGAATATTGCCGGAATCGGGATTAGTAACACGGACGTGCGGAAACGGTTGAAAGGCGAGAAAGGGTCTATCGTGAAGGTGAAAGTGAAGAGAGGCGGTGAGATCATTGATTTCAATATCACGCGTGATATGATTCCGATTTATAGTGTTGATGCCTCTTACATGATCGATAAGAATATCGGGTATATCAAGATTGCCCGTTTTGCCGCGACGACGGTGGAAGAGTTCGAGAAGGCCGTGAAAGAGTTGAAGGCGCAGGGTATGAAAGACCTGATTATTGACCTGCAAGGAAACGGGGGCGGTTATATGGGGGCCGCTATCGGTTTGGCCGATCATTTGCTTGACGGGGAGAAATTGATCGTGTACACGGATAGTCCTGCTTTCGGGCGCATGGGCGAGTCATCCACGCCGGCAGGGTTGTTCCAAGACGGACGGGTGGTCGTGTTGATTGACGGGAACTCGGCCTCTGCCAGCGAGATTGTGTCGGGAGCGGTGCAGGATTGGGACCGCGGGTTGATCGTGGGACGTCGTTCTTTCGGTAAGGGACTCGTGCAACGGCAATTCCCGTTGACGGACGGTTCTATGGTTCGTCTGACGGTGTCGCATTACTTCACGCCGTCGGGTCGGTGTATCCAGAAGCCTTACAAGGGGAAGGATTATCAGGCCGAGGTGTTCGAACGGTATAATAGTGGCGAGATGTTCAGTGCCGATAGTATTGAATTGACGGATTCCACGAAATATTACACGAAGAAGGATCATCGTCTGGTTTACGGTGGGGGTGGTATTATTCCCGACGTGTTTGTACCGATTGACACGGGGATCAATTATAGCTACTTTAATCGTTTGCTGGCAAAGGGCGTGATCAATGAATACGTGTTGAATTACGTGGACAAGAACCGGGAGTCGCTTAAAAAGAAATACCCGAAGTTCGAAACTTTCCAGAAAGATTTTCAGGTGACGAATGATATGGTCAATGAGATTGTGAAAAGTGGCGAGAAGCAGGGCGTGAAGAAGGACGAGAAACTTTTCACCCCGATTGTACCGGAAATCAAGTTGTTCGTGAAGTCGTTGATTGCCCGCGATCTTTGGAATATGAACGAGTTGTATCGTATCTCTAACGAGGAGAATAAGATACTGAAAGCCGCCGTGAAGGCGTTGCATGACGGGACGTATGGGAGGATTATCAAGTAA
- a CDS encoding porin family protein, whose protein sequence is MKKFFFVVLAMVMLGSVQAQTAFKNKVEGLTGTEFYFGPKFGFNVASISDGLNKSKFSFHLGAFAEFKFNDLFGLQTELIYSRQGDKEKSGGVKTWARVNYLNIPILAKFYVWEGVSVDLGPQLGFALNGKSKTKSGGTEVKTDIDNLNTVDLSFAMGLSYDFDMGLVISARYNLGLTNVIEKDKFGGNNQNRVFQLSAAWKF, encoded by the coding sequence ATGAAGAAGTTTTTCTTTGTGGTGCTTGCCATGGTCATGTTAGGTAGCGTGCAGGCACAAACAGCGTTTAAAAACAAGGTAGAAGGGTTAACCGGGACAGAATTCTATTTCGGTCCGAAGTTCGGGTTTAACGTGGCAAGCATTAGTGATGGTTTGAACAAGAGCAAGTTTAGTTTCCATTTAGGAGCTTTTGCCGAGTTTAAATTTAATGATCTTTTCGGTTTGCAAACGGAATTGATTTATTCTCGTCAGGGAGATAAGGAAAAATCCGGAGGCGTGAAGACGTGGGCTCGTGTGAACTATTTGAATATTCCTATTTTGGCTAAATTCTATGTTTGGGAAGGGGTTAGTGTAGATCTTGGACCGCAATTGGGTTTTGCCTTAAATGGTAAAAGTAAAACAAAAAGCGGTGGTACGGAAGTAAAAACGGATATTGACAATTTGAATACGGTTGATTTGAGTTTTGCCATGGGATTGTCTTACGATTTCGATATGGGATTGGTCATTTCTGCCCGTTACAATTTGGGATTGACGAACGTGATCGAGAAAGATAAGTTCGGTGGTAATAATCAGAACCGTGTGTTCCAGTTATCAGCAGCTTGGAAATTTTAA